From Xenopus laevis strain J_2021 chromosome 7L, Xenopus_laevis_v10.1, whole genome shotgun sequence, one genomic window encodes:
- the LOC121395664 gene encoding venom peptide SjAPI-2-like has translation MLRLSTIFLVCALALHPLYVYGDDEKQSCRPHQLWDRCGTACPLNCQNFRNPPEVCTKNCVSGCFCKEPYVFLRGTSGLCILPRQCPPYKE, from the exons atgctgagATTGAGCACCATCTTTCTCGTCTGTGCTCtag caTTACATCCACTTTATGTCTATGGAGATGACGAAA AGCAAAGCTGCCGACCTCATCAATTATGGGACAGATGTGGAACTGCCTGTCCCTTGAATTGTCAGAACTTTAGAAATCCACCCGAGGTCTGCACGAAAAACTGCGTGTCTGGGTGTTTCTGCAAGGAACCTTATGTCTTTCTACGTGGCACATCTGGTCTCTGTATTCTGCCCAGGCAATGCCCTCCTTATAAAGAATAA
- the LOC121395665 gene encoding venom peptide SjAPI-2-like, with protein sequence MLRVSTIFLICALALHPLYVYGDDESQSCPPNQLWDGCGTACPLNCQNFRNPPLGCIEICVPGCFCKKPYVFLSGKSGLCVLPRHCYRI encoded by the exons atgctgagAGTGAGCACCATCTTTCTCATCTGTGCTCTAG caTTACATCCACTTTATGTCTATGGAGATGACGAAA GCCAAAGCTGCCCACCTAATCAATTATGGGATGGATGTGGAACTGCCTGTCCCTTGAATTGTCAGAACTTTAGAAACCCACCCCTGGGCTGCATTGAAATCTGCGTGCCTGGGTGTTTCTGCAAGAAACCTTATGTCTTTCTAAGTGGCAAATCTGGTCTCTGTGTTCTGCCCAGGCATTGCTATCGGatataa